The window GGCGGCCGAGGCCGGGACCCCGGGCTCGATCCCGGCCCTGGCGGAGGCGTACCGCGCGTACGCCCTCGAACACCCCCACCTCTACTGCCTGGCCACCGAGCGCCCGCTGCCCCGCGCCGCCCTCCCGCCCGGCCTGGAGGCCCGCGCCGCGGCGCCGCTCGTCCGGGCCTGCGACGGCGACGCGGACCTGGCCCGCGCGACCTGGGCGTTCGCCCACGGGATGGTGATCCTGGAGATCCACGGCAGGTTTCCGGAGGACGCCGACCTCGCCGGGGCATGGAAACGGGGCACGCGCGCGTTGCACTCCTGAGGGGGTGCGCCGCCATGGGGGCAGCGGGTGAGCACGAACGCACGGCCGGGCGTGAACAGGCCGTCTGGACCAGGGCGACCCTCGGCAGATCCGGCCGGCCGCTCGACCTCCTGACGGCCCGCTTCGACCGCCACCGGTACGCGCCCCACGCGCACGACGAGTTCACCATCGGCGTCTGCGTC of the Streptomyces aurantiacus genome contains:
- a CDS encoding TetR/AcrR family transcriptional regulator → MSPRARAIVAAARALLEESGPAALTMRALADHLGIKAPSLYKHFPDKSAVEVELIAQMLAESADALEAAEAGTPGSIPALAEAYRAYALEHPHLYCLATERPLPRAALPPGLEARAAAPLVRACDGDADLARATWAFAHGMVILEIHGRFPEDADLAGAWKRGTRALHS